DNA sequence from the Maridesulfovibrio frigidus DSM 17176 genome:
CCGAATGTCAGATTCACAATCAGAATGAGTGATCCCAATATATGAAGCGGCAACGGGTTTTGTTCCGTAATGGACGGTGGAACTAAGAACCTTGGTGATCTTTCCGGCTCTCTGCTTTTTAAGTGCGCGAGTAGCCAGACGCTGCATCCCTTTAGTAATTGGCTTGACGACAGCGTTTCGAGCAGTTCCACCGGAATAAATTACATTTGTTCCGCCTCTGAGGATTCCTTCCAAAACCATATCAAGAGTAACTCCAGCCTGTTCACCGAGAATATCCATGGACTCACTAAGGACTGGATCCTCGTGAGTATCTTCGATTACATCAGTGAGTTCGATATAATCACCGTACTGTTTCAAAACAGCGGTAACGTCTGTCTTGCTCAGCTTTTTACCGGCAGGGGTAACACCTTCAACAATCGGAGTAAGAGCTGGAGCAAGCGCATTATATTTACGCCATTTAATGGTCTGCCCTTTGTTCTGAGGCATTTTAAGAGACTGCCCGAACATACCGAAAATATTAAAATGTGAAGCCCTTTCCAAAAATCCAGGTACTGCAAAACCAGCAGTTCTGGGGCTGATATCTCCATATTCAGTTAAAGCCATTTTGATCTCCTACTTATCAGCTGCATCATCAAAACCAGCACCGAAATCATTAGAATCCGGCTTTGATGGCGGCGAGCCTTTACGTTTACCGGGAACGGCAATAACGGCTGCGGCTTTATTCCGATCAACCTTATCCACCTTTCCGGAAGTTGCTTTTTTATACTTGGTCAACAGTTCGGACACTTCTGAAGCACTGCCGGATTTTGTTACTTTAAAAGCCAGTTGTGCTTCTTTGTAAGGAAGAGTTTCAATCCAACTGGTAACGTTACTAGTGAACTTCCCGAGTTCCTCTTTCTTTGCAGGATCAGCGACAAGTTCCATATAATCAGGATGAGCCTTGCCTACTTTCGCAAAGTGATTCTTGCGTTCATCCTGCTCATGGCTGCGAGTAACGGCATCAATCCTTGCTGAAACTTCCTGCGACTGCCAAATAGACTCCAGCATAGGAACAGCTGCTTCAGCTCCGAATTCATGCAGGTTCGCTCTAATTCGTTTTCCCTGATCGGAATCCTCCAAAAGGATCTTTTCATAATCAGGATTAACCCGCAGGATATCCTTCACATCATCAGCTATATCTTCATCAGGATCGACCAGAGCTAGTGTTTGCGGATCTTCGCCACCAGCAGTTCCCGTTTGATCATTGAAGTAGCGGTCAAGAACATCGCGCCCTTCAGCCAGAGAATCACCTTCGGAAGTTTCATCGCCTGTGTCCGCAGAATCCTGCACACTGCCGGATTCATCCTCTTCGGATAAGCTCTGGTCTGAAGCGGACGTATCATCGTCGTCCATTTCTTCTGACTGGGCATCACCGTCATGCCCATCATCAAGGTCGTTTTCAGAATCATCATTCAAAGATTCAGAAGCAGATTCAGCTTCCGTGAAACCTTGCTCAAATTCTTCCGACTCTGTTGTTTCGTCCTGTTCAACTACTTCATCCTTTGCGTGTAGATCTTCGCTTCCCATCACTTCCTCCTACGAATATGCGTCTTGACTCTTTCCAGTTTCCGGAACCGGAGTCAGATCATCTAAAATTTCCTGCAACCCTTGAATTTTGCCCTGAGTCTGCGGAACCTTGTCCACAGCAGCCGTTACAAGGGAGTCCTTTTCCTCTAAAATTTTCAGCTCTAAAAATTGTTTAATCAGCCGGATAGATTTACCGGTCCCAAGCTCATTCAGCTCAGCAAGAACTTCACGGCTATCCATCTTCACTCTCCGATCCCTCTTTAAAGCCATCTTCAAAACTTCCATCCGAACCGATACCCATCTTCACGAGCTGCAATTCAATCCTTTTTCCTTTGCCATCCGGTTGAGCACTTATCCCGCACACATAAGCTTCGGCTTGAAGCTTGATAGTTGAGCCGACCTTGATGTCCTTGACCTTCAGCCCAAGCTTGGTGACAGATTCGTCTTCAAGATGAATCCTCAGCCCATATGGAAAATCGTCTTCGGAAACAGCAACCGGTTTCGAATCCGGTTTTTCTTTGGTCGGCTTACGCCGCAAATCCACTAGCTTCATTCTGCCCTCCCTGTTCGGGCATCACCTGCCCAACTTGTTGCTGAAGCGTTTGAAGCAATCCCTGCGGAACATCCATGCCTTGCTTCTGCATCTCTTCAACAAGCGCACCTATGTTTGCTCTGGCTGATTGCATGGCATTTTCCTTTTCCCAGCTTTCTCGTTCCTTAGTGTTTCTGAGAATGCCTTCGGGCAATTCAAGATTGCTGAAAATTTCTTTGATAAGACGCTCATCATCCACCCAGCCCTCGAATCTGGGATTGTCGGTGATGGCTAGAATGGACTGCATCCTTTCAAGCTGAACCTCTTTGGCCATGAGCACCGAGGAGCCTGTAGCAATGATTTCAAAGTCGCCCTTGATATCCCTGCGTTCATTGAACTGCATGTTCCAGAAATACATTTTGCGGAAAAACGGACGGGTGATGTTTTCATCAAATGATTTGACCAGATCCTTTAAAATCTGGTGCGCTGCTCCGATAAGCATGGAAAGGCCACGCGCAGTTTTGCCGGCTCCGCTCATCTGGGAACCGTCACCGGACATAAAACGGGGAACAGACATATCATCAACCATGTCGTTGAAAACACGCACAAGACCAAGCAGCTCATTCGTATAAGAAGGCATTGACCAGAAATGGACCGCGTTACGGGCATCTTCGATGGATTTGAAAGGCCAGACTTTGAAAGCATGAATGTCGCGGAAGTCTTCGCCCTGCATGAAGGCAGAAGCATTAACCGCAGCTTGAGGACCGCAGGAAACAGCAGCATTATCAATCAACATCCGCATGGATGAATTGAGAGCTTTCTGAGGGTGGCGTAGCAAAGTAGGCAATCCGTCACCCCATATAGAATCTTCGTCTTCTACAAAGTAATCGAACTGGTAAGGAATAGTTGCGCCTTCAAGCGGATTAATGACCGCTT
Encoded proteins:
- the gp10 gene encoding capsid staple protein, giving the protein MKLVDLRRKPTKEKPDSKPVAVSEDDFPYGLRIHLEDESVTKLGLKVKDIKVGSTIKLQAEAYVCGISAQPDGKGKRIELQLVKMGIGSDGSFEDGFKEGSESEDG
- a CDS encoding N4-gp56 family major capsid protein, producing the protein MALTEYGDISPRTAGFAVPGFLERASHFNIFGMFGQSLKMPQNKGQTIKWRKYNALAPALTPIVEGVTPAGKKLSKTDVTAVLKQYGDYIELTDVIEDTHEDPVLSESMDILGEQAGVTLDMVLEGILRGGTNVIYSGGTARNAVVKPITKGMQRLATRALKKQRAGKITKVLSSTVHYGTKPVAASYIGITHSDCESDIRDLPGFVPVEEYGQLTPYENEIGKVEDTRYVVSTSIEPIVDAGGLKGASGSDMLSESGTNADVYPIYIIGTNAYGDVALKGKDSIVPKVVNPKTPSKSDKLGQRGHVGWITYYTGAILNDAWMIRLEVAVTETPSDS